A genome region from Bacteroidales bacterium includes the following:
- a CDS encoding NADH-quinone oxidoreductase subunit N, giving the protein MSFTDFLTMRQEILLSILALLVLIIDLNLKPGKKEFIIPIVITLFLAHTVVGFFPSDNGVLFGGMYRSSELTSMMKNILNVGVLIILFQSVAWLKKPDNKEKISEYFILLFSTLVGMYFMISSGDFLMFYLGLELATIPMAALAAYTHHQTQSAEAGIKLILSSALSSGILLFGLSLIYGSTGSLYFENVAQLYSNSPMQILAFIFFFAGMAFKISLVPFHLWTADVYEGSPINVTSYFSVISKGAASFILIIILFTVFHSIAYLWRDMVYLIAVLTMTIGNLFAMRQKNMKRFLAFSSIAQAGFILLGILGGNVTGMTSVIYFVLVYIFSNLGAFGVVAAISAKTGKETMDDYDGLYSTNPKLSLLMTLSMFSLAGIPPVAGFFGKFFLFTAAASAGYYWLVLIAVLNATISLYYYLLVVKAMFINKNETPISYFKSDWATRIGLLACVAGIAILGFWSQIYELINTWSIGISY; this is encoded by the coding sequence ATGAGTTTTACGGATTTTTTAACAATGAGACAGGAAATATTGCTAAGCATACTGGCATTGCTTGTCCTCATTATTGACCTTAACCTGAAACCGGGAAAAAAGGAATTTATCATCCCCATTGTAATCACCCTTTTCCTGGCGCATACGGTGGTTGGATTTTTTCCTTCTGATAACGGAGTTTTATTCGGTGGTATGTACAGGTCATCAGAACTCACCTCCATGATGAAGAACATCCTCAATGTAGGGGTTCTGATCATATTATTCCAATCGGTTGCCTGGCTCAAAAAGCCTGATAATAAGGAAAAGATCAGTGAATATTTCATCCTGCTTTTCTCCACCCTGGTTGGAATGTATTTCATGATATCTTCGGGTGATTTCCTGATGTTTTATCTTGGTCTTGAATTAGCCACCATTCCAATGGCTGCACTGGCTGCTTATACCCATCATCAGACACAATCCGCTGAAGCAGGGATTAAACTCATTCTTTCTTCTGCCCTTTCATCAGGAATACTATTGTTCGGACTTTCTCTTATCTATGGATCCACAGGATCACTCTATTTTGAAAATGTTGCACAGCTATATTCCAACAGTCCCATGCAGATACTTGCCTTCATTTTCTTCTTTGCAGGGATGGCATTCAAAATTTCACTGGTTCCTTTCCATTTGTGGACTGCCGACGTATATGAAGGATCGCCAATTAATGTGACATCCTATTTCTCAGTGATTTCGAAAGGTGCAGCTTCATTTATCCTGATCATCATCCTTTTTACAGTCTTTCACTCCATTGCTTATTTGTGGAGAGATATGGTCTACCTCATTGCAGTACTCACCATGACCATTGGTAACCTATTTGCTATGCGTCAGAAGAACATGAAAAGATTCCTGGCATTTTCTTCGATTGCACAAGCAGGTTTCATCCTTTTAGGTATCCTGGGTGGCAATGTTACTGGAATGACCTCAGTAATCTATTTTGTACTGGTGTATATATTTTCCAACCTGGGAGCTTTCGGTGTTGTTGCAGCTATATCAGCAAAAACCGGTAAAGAAACAATGGATGATTATGATGGATTATATTCAACTAATCCTAAATTGAGCCTATTAATGACCCTCTCGATGTTTTCCCTGGCTGGAATTCCACCGGTTGCCGGTTTCTTCGGGAAGTTCTTCCTTTTTACAGCAGCAGCATCTGCAGGGTATTACTGGCTCGTTTTAATAGCCGTTCTCAATGCTACGATCTCCTTGTACTATTACCTGCTGGTTGTGAAAGCGATGTTCATCAATAAAAATGAGACCCCGATTTCCTACTTTAAGAGTGATTGGGCCACAAGAATCGGTTTACTGGCCTGCGTGGCTGGTATCGCCATTCTAGGTTTCTGGAGCCAGATTTATGAACTTATTAATACCTGGAGCATAGGGATTAGTTATTAA
- a CDS encoding cyclase family protein, translating into MTIVDLTHTLYHEMPVFPGEKSPGLTRDPLPESAGYVTHRLETNMHTGTHMDAPMHAKSGELTIDSYPAEFFIRESVVLDVRGEAIIRMRKEWFSVFENIPLSCFAADTTRNGVMINTIMITLFLRMKLPWN; encoded by the coding sequence ATGACGATTGTTGACCTTACTCATACCTTGTATCATGAAATGCCTGTATTTCCAGGTGAAAAATCACCGGGCCTTACCCGTGATCCATTACCGGAGAGTGCCGGTTATGTTACGCATCGGCTTGAAACAAATATGCATACCGGGACTCATATGGATGCCCCAATGCATGCGAAATCAGGTGAATTGACCATTGATAGCTATCCTGCAGAGTTTTTTATCAGGGAAAGCGTGGTATTGGACGTAAGAGGTGAAGCAATAATCAGGATGCGGAAGGAATGGTTTTCAGTTTTTGAAAATATCCCATTATCCTGTTTTGCAGCGGATACGACAAGAAATGGGGTGATGATAAATACTATTATGATTACCCTGTTTTTGAGGATGAAGTTGCCCTGGAATTAA